One window from the genome of Esox lucius isolate fEsoLuc1 chromosome 23, fEsoLuc1.pri, whole genome shotgun sequence encodes:
- the pparaa gene encoding peroxisome proliferator-activated receptor alpha a translates to MVDIPLSYSPPSHLGESLLDSPLCGGLITDMDDLEDLSQSIEDDTLSSFDLYPEYCTTGPGSENSITLDTFTPASSPFSGVLEVGPSTTMKQEDSSSSFKLECRVCMDRASGFHYGVHACEGCKGFFRRTIRLKLEYDKCEQHCKIQKKNRNKCQYCRFHKCLAVGMSHNAIRFGRIPQSEKLKLKAESQTKERVEAEDPRQVDCKTMVRQIQEAYIKNFNMSKAKARVILTGKTSTPPFVIHDMDTLQLAEQMVVAQLVDRRGLQGPGYGPEELKNREAEARLFQCSQCFSVETVTELTEFAKSVPGFQGLDLNDQVTLLKYGVYEALFTLLASCMNKDGLLVASGGGFITREFLKSLRRPFSDMMEPKFQFAMRFNSLELDDSDLALFMATIIFCGDRPGLVNVSHIERLQENIVLALRLHLLANHPDDTFLFPKLLQKLADLRELVTEHAQLVHEIKKMEDTSLHPLLQEIYRDMY, encoded by the exons ATGGTAGACATCCCGCTGTCCTACTCCCCTCCATCCCACCTGGGAGAGTCCCTTCTGGACAGCCCGTTGTGTGGAGGCCTGATCACAGACATGGATGACCTGGAGGATTTATCTCAGTCTATAGAGGATGACACCCTCAGCTCCTTTGACCTGTACCCTGAGTACTGCACCACTGGTCCTGGGTCAGAGAACTCCATTACCCTGG aTACCTTCACCCCAGCGTCCAGCCCGTTCTCGGGGGTGTTAGAGGTTGGCCCCTCTACGACCATGAAGCAAGAGGactcctccagctccttcaAACTGGAGTGTCGAGTGTGTATGGACCGCGCTTCAGGCTTCCACTATGGAGTGCATGCCTGTGAGGGCTGCAAG GGATTCTTCAGAAGAACCATCAGACTCAAGTTGGAATACGACAAGTGTGAACAACActgtaaaatacaaaagaaGAACCGAAACAAGTGCCAATACTGTCGCTTCCATAAGTGTCTTGCTGTGGGCATGTCCCACAATG CCATCCGGTTTGGTCGGATACCTCAGTCAGAGAAGTTGAAGCTGAAGGCTGAAAGCCAGACAAAAGAAAGAGTGGAGGCAGAAGACCCCAGACAGGTGGACTGCAAGACCATGGTCCGACAGATCCAGGAAGCCTACATAAAGAACTTCAACATGAGCAAAGCTAAAGCTCGAGTGATACTGACTGGCAAGACCAGCACACCA CCTTTTGTCATCCACGACATGGATACTCTCCAGCTGGCTGAGCAGATGGTGGTGGCCCAGCTGGTGGATAGAAGAGGTCTACAGGGACCAGGGTATGGGCCTGAGGAGCTCAAGAACAGGGAGGCAGAGGCCAGGCTATTCCAATGCTCCCAGTGCTTTTCTGTGGAGACTGTGACAGAGCTCACCGAGTTTGCAAAGTCTGTACCAGGCTTCCAGGGCCTGGACCTGAATGACCAA GTGACCCTGTTGAAGTATGGCGTGTATGAGGCCCTCTTTACACTGCTGGCCTCCTGTATGAACAAAGATGGCCTACTGGTGGCGAGTGGAGGAGGTTTCATTACCAGGGAGTTCCTCAAGAGTCTACGGCGGCCCTTCAGTGATATGATGGAGCCCAAGTTCCAGTTCGCCATGAGGTTTAACTCCTTAGAACTGGACGACAGTGATCTAGCGCTGTTcatggccaccatcattttctgTGGAG ACCGTCCAGGGCTGGTCAATGTGTCTCACATAGAGCGGCTCCAGGAAAACATTGTCCTGGCTCTTCGGCTCCATCTACTGGCGAACCACCCGGATGACACCTTTCTGTTCCCCAAACTGCTGCAGAAGCTGGCTGACCTTAGGGAGCTGGTCACAGAGCATGCGCAGTTGGTCCATGAGATCAAGAAGATGGAGGACACGTCTTTGCATCCATTGCTGCAGGAGATCTACAGAGACATGTACTGA
- the cdpf1 gene encoding cysteine-rich DPF motif domain-containing protein 1 isoform X3, with product MEPTTDGVSQNTFTCHLCSLSTPFTYYGQKPPNTRAIVLLEECFVTKDPFSPDREKFLILGSNCSLCHIPVCVGTGCSLFYTKRFCMQCVNKHLDQFPPQIQAELAKKKQSSVTGVS from the exons ATGGAGCCGACCACAGATGGGGTGTCTCAGAATACATTTACGTGTCACTTGTGTAGTTTATCCACGCCGTTCACATACTATGGACAGAAACCTCCCAATACAAGGGCTATTGT TTTGTTGGAAGAGTGTTTTGTGACAAAAGATCCTTTTAGTCCCGACAGAGAGAAGTTCCTTATCTTAGGATCCAACTGCAGTTTGTGCCACATCCCAGTTTGTGTTGGAACG GGATGCAGCCTGTTCTACACCAAAAGGTTCTGCATGCAGTGTGTGAACAAACACTTGGACCAGTTTCCACCTCAGATTCAAGCTGAGCTGGCCAAAAAGAAGCAGTCATCAGTTACAGGTGTTTCATGA
- the cdpf1 gene encoding cysteine-rich DPF motif domain-containing protein 1 isoform X4 has product MEPTTDGVSQNTFTCHLCSLSTPFTYYGQKPPNTRAIVLLEECFVTKDPFSPDREKFLILGSNCSLCHIPVCVGTGCSLFYTKRFCMQCVNKHLDQFPPQIQAELAKKKQSSVTA; this is encoded by the exons ATGGAGCCGACCACAGATGGGGTGTCTCAGAATACATTTACGTGTCACTTGTGTAGTTTATCCACGCCGTTCACATACTATGGACAGAAACCTCCCAATACAAGGGCTATTGT TTTGTTGGAAGAGTGTTTTGTGACAAAAGATCCTTTTAGTCCCGACAGAGAGAAGTTCCTTATCTTAGGATCCAACTGCAGTTTGTGCCACATCCCAGTTTGTGTTGGAACG GGATGCAGCCTGTTCTACACCAAAAGGTTCTGCATGCAGTGTGTGAACAAACACTTGGACCAGTTTCCACCTCAGATTCAAGCTGAGCTGGCCAAAAAGAAGCAGTCATCAGTTACAG CGTAG
- the cdkn1ba gene encoding cyclin-dependent kinase inhibitor 1Ba, with the protein MCNKMSNVRLSNGSPTLERVDACPTDNTKPSICRNLFGTGDPEERKRVCSLQIKEMAKNFSDKWNYDFINDEPLPGGTYTWELVESPAAFYTRQPHKRVSPTENMYQNGNHDYSCPTNESEVSTNTEMSERQTDGPISDNQARKRPSSPEPESPSKRLCSSEEVEVMSKSVQQTPSKKDSRTHEH; encoded by the exons ATGTGcaacaaaatgtcaaatgttcgTCTTTCGAATGGGAGCCCGACATTGGAAAGGGTGGATGCCTGTCCGACGGATAACACGAAGCCCTCGATTTGCAGAAATCTATTCGGAACGGGAGATCCTGAAGAACGTAAAAGGGTGTGTTCGTTGCAAATCAAAGAGATGGCGAAGAATTTTAGCGATAAATGGAATTATGATTTCATTAACGACGAGCCCCTTCCCGGGGGTACATATACATGGGAACTGGTGGAAAGTCCAGCTGCATTTTACACCAGACAGCCCCACAAGCGAGTCAGTCCCACTGAAAATATGTACCAGAATGGGAATCACGATTACAGCTGTCCTACGAACGAGTCTGAGGTCTCCACAAACACCGAAATGAGCGAGCGGCAGACGGATGGTCCGATCTCTGACAACCAGGCAAGAAAAAGACCATCAAGTCCAG AACCCGAAAGTCCAAGTAAAAGGTTATGTTCCAGTGAAGAGGTTGAAGTCATGTCAAAGTCAGTACAACAGACACCCAGCAAAAAAGATTCCAGGACACATGAACACTAA